From the genome of Dehalococcoidia bacterium:
TATGTCCCCAAGTGGCTGGTATACTGAGCTGGCTGTCTTTATCTCGCCCGGATGATGTAGGCCCGTGGCTTTCCATCACAGGCTTTCTCATGGTCTGTCTTTGTCGGAGCCACTGGGGTCACGTGCAGGAGGTGTTCAGATGGCAGATCAGGACAAAGGGGTAGGGGTTGGCTCTGCATGGTGTTGAGAAGGAAGGCAGCGGCTGCGCTTAAAGTGCGCCATGGTAATGATCAGGATGGAGCAAACTCTGCCTGTCCCGGTTCCCGGTTACTCCTGTGTTGCAAAGTGTCCAAAGGTTATTGACTGCTATGTTCCCTCGGTGTGTCGAGTGTCCGGACACGATTCTGTGTGCTATCATGCAGGGGACCAAGGGGTATACCTGCAGGGGCGGTTCGTGAACCGCCCCCATCGGGTTTGTGTCAGGCGGAGGTTGAGGCAGCGGCGGGCTGGCGCTCTTTGTGGTCGCTGAGCAGCTTCTCCGCAAGCATGGTTATCTTGGATAGGCTGCAGGGCTTACGAAGGTAGGCAAACGCTTCATGTTCTTTGGCTTCGTAATAAGGTCTGAGTCCGCGCACTCCGGTGAGCATAATCACGGGGGTACCGGGGTGGCAGGTGTGCATGATGGATAGCAGCTTCAGCCCGGACATCTCGGGCATCCGGATATCGAGAAACATCAGATCAAACTGCTGCCGAGAAACCTTCTCCAGAGCATCAAATGCATCTTCTGCCGTGACCACATTGAACCCTTTTTTCTGGAGAGCCCGGGCCACCACATTGCGCACGGATTGCTCGTCATCAACCACGATGATTGAACCGCTGCTGGTGTCTTGTCTCATCTCCCTCCTCCTGACCGCTTCTTCCGCACAGGCAATCGATTTTTGATCAAGATTTTCCTTGTCATATCGGGGTCAGATTCACTTCTGCCTGTTGTGTAGCTCTCAATATATCCTGTTGAATGAGGATATCCAACCGGGCTGGCACGTGATTTATCTGCGTGTTATTCCGAAAGAACGATCACGGAAGGCATCAATCAGGAAACCATGGGAGACTGCCTCATCAAGGCCATTAGCCAAGCATGTGTGGGGTTACAGGGAGGTGTCAGAAACCCACTCAATTCAGTCCGTTTGCTACATCTGATGAAGCGTTGAGAAACGTTTGATTAGCTGGTACAGCAAGGATACTTCCCATCCTCATCAGCAGGACTTTCTTATTGATCGGCTTGCGAATATAGTCAAATGCGCCCAGCAGCAGGCCCTTCTCATTATTGCCGGCGCTTTCCCGTGAGGTGAGAAGGATCGCAGGGGCATTGATTCCCTTCTGGCTCATGACTTCCAGTGTCTTGAGCCCGTTGAGGTTGGGCATGTTGACATCGACCAGGTTGTGATGCGGACTTGCTCAGCGACAGCATCGCGTCAATGCCGTCGGAGGCGCTTCCATAGTGTATCCCTGTTTGGTCAGAAGAAGGGAGAGATGGTTTCGGGTATTTTCATCATCATCGATGCTGTCAATGAGCGGCCTGGTTTCAGCATTACTCATAAACCACCGTTATCCGGTCCAGGTAGATTTCAAGCTCCCTGATCTGTTTTTGCAACTCTTCCGTTGCGCTCTCCTTTGCGGCAATCTCAAGCACTCTCCCGATATCCGTAACAGCGTCAAATCCGTATCCACCGCCGGATCCTTTCATGGAGTGGCCCAGAACTCTGATCTTATCGAAATCGCCCTGAGCGAGCGCCTCGGTCATCGACTTGACGTC
Proteins encoded in this window:
- a CDS encoding Hpt domain-containing protein; translated protein: MVQPTAANQGEKITIIVEKDLEDLVPGFLKNRRTDVKSMTEALAQGDFDKIRVLGHSMKGSGGGYGFDAVTDIGRVLEIAAKESATEELQKQIRELEIYLDRITVVYE
- a CDS encoding response regulator, coding for MVDVNMPNLNGLKTLEVMSQKGINAPAILLTSRESAGNNEKGLLLGAFDYIRKPINKKVLLMRMGSILAVPANQTFLNASSDVANGLN
- a CDS encoding response regulator, coding for MRQDTSSGSIIVVDDEQSVRNVVARALQKKGFNVVTAEDAFDALEKVSRQQFDLMFLDIRMPEMSGLKLLSIMHTCHPGTPVIMLTGVRGLRPYYEAKEHEAFAYLRKPCSLSKITMLAEKLLSDHKERQPAAASTSA